GGTGCAGGCTATTCATAATGATTTCGCAACGATTGTCAATGAATTAAAAGGAGCCATTGAGCTTGCTGAACAAAATAATGATCAAGGAACCGCAGACATATTAATTGGGATTCAAAAAAATTTACGCAAACATATGTGGATGCTACAAGCTTTCCTTGGGCAAGGAGTTTCGGCGAAGGTTTAGTGGCAGTCATAAAGAAAGCTGGCCTCTGTGCCAGCTTTTATGTATTTTAATGAATATTTCGGGTTACCGTAGGGTGTGGACGGTGCTGACCGTATTCTTCTTGAGCAAATTTTTCGCGAAGACTTTCAATTAGATAAACACCAATTAAATTGTATAATTCTTGAGTTGTGAGGTCCTGGATCAGATGGAGGATGTCTTCTCTACTCATTTCTTCTAAAACTGCAAAGGCTAGCATGTCGATATCTTCATCGTCTCCAGGTAAGTTTATCACGGTATAATTCAAACAGTTCATCCACAAGCTTCATTTTTCCACCTCCATTCAATTTGCTTCTAATCATTTTATGTTTATGTTACTTATTAAATCCCTCATCATGAAGGATTTATTCTACCAACACTTATTTATGTAATATCAGTTTACCCCAAAACCACATGGAAGTGTTAGTTAAGTTACTCGAAAAGAAAAAAGATTTTCCTTTTTATAGGAATCTTGTTGAATGCGTATAATCTTCCAGCTTCTGTGGGAAACGATAATGAAGAGATTAAAAGGGGATGACGAAGATGAATTTAAGTAAAAAGCCCTACTATATTTCGATTGGTACTGGAGAAATTATGCAGACTGCAACGGATTCTCCTTGGAATTTTAAGATAGAAGCGACTGATGATGAAATCACAAAATTACGTGAGTATTTTGACCAAAATTACTCAACAGAATGGCAAAATTTTTTTAGAGCTCATGTCCCATATATCCAATATCATTATGATCGTGAAAATGACGCATACGATAACACGATGGTGAAAATCTATCAAATGATTTATGAATTAGGTGATGAAGAAGCGAAGCAGCATATTCGCTCGATTGGAATAATCTCTGATCAAATGTAAGCAATATACTCCCAAACACCAAACCCTATTGTAAAATAGGTAAGAGGGACAGGAACGGGGGAGTATAGAGTGGAGCAATTTTTTGATGAAAATGGGTGTACGGTGCAGTTGGTCTTTAAACAGCAAGGATTTGAACAACCTAGTCGGCATGTGCTGGTACTCTGCCGTTTTGTAGATAAATGGTTACTTACAGCCCATAAAGAGCGCGGTTGGGAGTTTCCAGGTGGAAAAATCGAGGTTGGTGAAAGTGCCGAACAAGCTGCTATCCGTGAGGTGTTTGAAGAAACGGGCGGATTGCTGGAAACTTTTTTTCCTCTAGGCGAGTATCGTGTATCAAACGGCAGGAGTTCATTTGTCAAAACAATCTTTTTCGGAAGCGTAAAAGAATTGATTGAAAAAAATACTTATTTAGAAACGGATGGTCCTGTCTTTGAGGACGGTAATATTTTGGAGACAAGATTCCAGCCGAAGTATAGCTATATTATGAAAGATGATGTTATTAAAAAAAGTATCGAATATCTCGATGAATTGAGCCTTTTGACCAATAAACGTTAATGACATTGATGTATCGGACAAGGTTGACTAGGGAGGTATATCTGGTCAACTTTTTTTAGTGTTCAATAGGATATTCATTTAATGGGATTGGAGTAAGAAAAAATAATTATCGTCAGAAAGGAGGTCAAATCTAGTATGGATCAACAAGACGGGAGCATAATTTCAAAATGGAGTTTTCCTTCTCCGAATCCGAATGTAGCCTTAACACTTGTTACTTATCGTTCCCAAGGGTTAATTGTAAAAGGGTTATTAGCTGAGCCGAAACAAGCAGGAGTTCGAGATGGGTTTTTATATCTGCGTGGTGGGATAAAAAATGTTGGTAGAGTAAGACCAGCTCGAATTGCTCAGTTTGCTCAAGAAGGCTTTATTGTGTTTGCGCCGTTTTATCGTGGCAATCAGGGTGGGGAAGGAAACGAGGATTTTGCTGGAGAGGGCCGGCACGATGCTTTTGCTGGCTTTTTGCTTTTGAATGCTCATCCTCTTGTTAATAGAATTCATGTTTTTGGTTTTTCGCGCGGAGGAGTGATGGCATTGCTGACAGCGATCCACTTTCCGGAAACAGCCTCTGTCGTCACATGGGGTGGAGTGAGTGATATGGCATTAACCTACCGAGAAAGAATGGATTTGCGAAAAATGATGAAGCGAGTGATTGGTGGTACACCGGATAAATATCCAGAGCGGTACCAGGAAAGAACCCCTCTGAATGGATTAGATAAACTTCAAGCACCAGTTCTTATTATCCACGGTTGGAACGATAAAAACGTATCGGTCGAGCATGCAACCAAGCTACAACGAAGATTACAGGAACTACAAAAGATTGTTACCACTTGGTATTTTAAACAATTTACTCATTATTTTCCCCCAGAAGTGAATAGAGAAATTGTAAAAGATCTCACGAAGTGGATGAAAATGCAGACATAATAATGTTAAAATAACGAGAAGAAGAGGTTGGAGGAGTGAGTTTATGGGAATGCCACTTGAATTAAATACTCTTATCGTAACAAAAGGGAGAGAAAAAAGATTGGATGAAAACAATTTCTCTCTAACAAAAGAAGGATATCGGCTTTATCCGATCGAGATCCCTTTAGAAGTCAGAAAAACTCTGGAGAGTGAAACAAACGGAACAGCCATAATTAAAAAAGTAGTATGGGAAAAAGAAGAAACGACTATTGTATATCAATTAATCGCACTCCATTCCACAAATTAAGAAAAGCGCAAGGCGCCCATTAATCGGCGCCTAGCGCTCGTCACCTATCAAAATTTTATACTTTCTTTACTTTATAAAAAAAGGCTGCGCAGGTCTGAATTGACCCTGGCAGCCTTTTTTATCCCCATTTTTTTCCGAACAAATTCCCCATAATAAGCCATAATGCCCCCATGCAACTATGACTTATGTGAAACTAGATTAACGTGCAATCGGTGCACCCTTCAAACCAATTTCTTGAGGTGCATTTGCAAACTTTTTGAAATTTTCATGGAATTTACCAGCTAATTCAGTTGCTTTTGCAACATATGCTGCTTTATCTGCCCAAGTTTTGCTTGGTTGAAGCACTTCATCAGGAACACCTGGAACATGAGCTGGGATTTCTAAACCGAAAATATCATCCGTTTCAGTTTCAATATGATTTAATTCGCCGTTAAGAGCAGCTTGAACCATAGAACGAGTGTAAGAAAGCTTCATTCTTGAACCAACGCCATACTCGCCGCCAGTCCAACCAGTGTTTACTAAGAAAACATTGGCATGGTGCTCATCAATTTTTTGTCCTAGCATTTCCGCATAACGTGTTGCAGGAAGCGGTAGGAATGGAGAACCAAAGCATGTTGAGAAGGTTGCTTCAGGTGAAGTAACTCCTCTTTCAGTACCAGCAAGCTTAGAAGTGTAACCACTTAAGAAATGGTACATAGCTTGTTCTTTTGTCAGCTTAGAGATTGGAGGTAAAACTCCAAAGGCATCGGCTGTTAAGAAAATAATCGTGTTTGGATGACCAGCTACACTTGGATCAACGATATTTGTAATCGCTTGTAATGGATAGGCTGCACGCGTATTTTCAGTTAATGATGTGTCATCATAATCTGCAATACGGCTTTCCTCATCAAGGATTACATTCTCAAGCACAGAGCCGAAACGAATCGCATCAAAAATTTGTGGTTCTTTTTCACGAGATAAGTTTATGCATTTTGCATAGCAGCCACCTTCAATATTGAAGACGCCGTTATTTGACCAGCCGTGCTCATCGTCGCCAATTAATTTGCGATTAGCGTCTGCTGATAATGTTGTTTTTCCAGTTCCAGGAGAGACCAAAGAATAAAGCAACGTCACCCTCTGCGCCTACGTTTGCAGAGCAGTGCATTGGCATAATCCCGTTTTCAGGAAGCAGATAGTTCATAACAGAGAATATAGATTTTTTAATTTCCCCTGCATATTCTGTTCCACCAATGAGGACCGTTCTCTGTTCAAAAGAAATAATGATGAAGGTTTCAGTTGCAGTTCCGTCAACTGCTGGATCTGCCTTGAAATTTGGAGCACAAATAACAGAGAAAGCATCATTATGCTCTTCTAATTCACCATCATTTGGACGAATGAACAATTGGTGAGAAAACAGGTTGTGCCAAGCGTATTCGTTGATAACTTGAATTGGTAAGCGGTATTTTTTATCTGCACCTGCAAAGCCACGGAAAACAAATACTTCTTCTTTTTGCTGCAAGTAGTTGATAACCTTATTGTAAAGATTTGAAAATGCTTCTTCAGAGATTGGTTGGTTTACAGAACCCCATTCTATTTTATCTTTAGAAGAACTTTCTTCTACAATATACTTGTCTTTTGGAG
The DNA window shown above is from Bacillus sp. T3 and carries:
- a CDS encoding DUF6154 family protein, which codes for MNYTVINLPGDDEDIDMLAFAVLEEMSREDILHLIQDLTTQELYNLIGVYLIESLREKFAQEEYGQHRPHPTVTRNIH
- the ytkD gene encoding RNA deprotection pyrophosphohydrolase, which encodes MEQFFDENGCTVQLVFKQQGFEQPSRHVLVLCRFVDKWLLTAHKERGWEFPGGKIEVGESAEQAAIREVFEETGGLLETFFPLGEYRVSNGRSSFVKTIFFGSVKELIEKNTYLETDGPVFEDGNILETRFQPKYSYIMKDDVIKKSIEYLDELSLLTNKR
- a CDS encoding hydrolase, coding for MNLSKKPYYISIGTGEIMQTATDSPWNFKIEATDDEITKLREYFDQNYSTEWQNFFRAHVPYIQYHYDRENDAYDNTMVKIYQMIYELGDEEAKQHIRSIGIISDQM
- a CDS encoding DUF2584 domain-containing protein, translated to MGMPLELNTLIVTKGREKRLDENNFSLTKEGYRLYPIEIPLEVRKTLESETNGTAIIKKVVWEKEETTIVYQLIALHSTN
- a CDS encoding alpha/beta hydrolase family protein encodes the protein MDQQDGSIISKWSFPSPNPNVALTLVTYRSQGLIVKGLLAEPKQAGVRDGFLYLRGGIKNVGRVRPARIAQFAQEGFIVFAPFYRGNQGGEGNEDFAGEGRHDAFAGFLLLNAHPLVNRIHVFGFSRGGVMALLTAIHFPETASVVTWGGVSDMALTYRERMDLRKMMKRVIGGTPDKYPERYQERTPLNGLDKLQAPVLIIHGWNDKNVSVEHATKLQRRLQELQKIVTTWYFKQFTHYFPPEVNREIVKDLTKWMKMQT